A stretch of Prunus dulcis chromosome 6, ALMONDv2, whole genome shotgun sequence DNA encodes these proteins:
- the LOC117631888 gene encoding protein PELOTA 1 isoform X3, protein MKIVRKDLVPGGPGSVKMIPVDSDDLWYAYNLIAPGDIVMAVTVRKVLRESASGGRDAERVKLKLEIKVEEVADYDKVGAVLRIRGKNILENEYVKDVWDSLALHELNQASDPAASADLAVILMQEGLAHVLLVGKSMTITRSRIETSIPRKHGPAIAGYESALSKFFENVLQAFLKYVDFSVVRCAVIASPGFTKDQFHRHLLLEAERRQLRSIIENKSRIILVHTSSGYKHSLREVLDAPNVMNMIKDTQAAQEVRVLQDFFGMLSNDPDRACYGPKHVEVAHERMAIQTLLITDELFRNADVVARQKYANLVKSVKDSGGTVHIFSSLHVSGEQLAQITGIAAILRFPLPDLDDIEM, encoded by the exons ATGAAGATTGTTCGCAAGGACCTTGTTCCAGGCGGACCCGGAAGCGTTAAG ATGATACCGGTCGATTCCGATGATCTATGGTATGCTTATAATTTGATTGCTCCAGGAGACATAGTTATGGCTGTCACTGTTAG GAAAGTTCTGAGAGAAAGTGCTTCTGGTGGAAGAGATGCAGAGCGTGTGAAACTGAAGTTAGAGATAAAAGTTGAGGAG GTTGCTGATTATGACAAAGTAGGAGCTGTCTTGCGTATACGTGGAAAGAATATCCTGGAGAATGAATATGTAAAG GATGTCTGGGACTCATTGGCCTTGCACGAACTCAATCAAGCCTCTG ATCCTGCTGCAAGTGCTGATCTAGCTGTGATCTTAATGCAAGAAGGATTAGCACATGTTCTCCTTGTTGGTAAAAG TATGACAATTACTCGTTCACGGATAGAAACTTCAATTCCTCGCAAGCATGGACCTGCCATTGCAGGTTATGAGTCG GCTTTGAGTAAGTTCTTTGAGAATGTATTACAG GCTTTCTTGAAGTATGTTGATTTCAGTGTTGTCCGCTGTGCTGTGATTGCAAGTCCAGGTTTCACAAAG GATCAGTTTCATCGTCACCTATTGTTGGAGGCAGAAAGAAGACAGCTGAGATCTATTATTGAAAACAAGTCGCGGATAATTCTTGTGCATACAAGCTCGGGTTACAA GCATAGTTTGAGGGAGGTTCTGGATGCTCCAAATGTTATGAATATGATTAAAGATACTCAAGCAGCACAAGAG GTCCGAGTTCTCCAAGATTTCTTCGGCATGCTTTCAAAT GATCCAGATCGTGCATGCTATGGACCAAAGCATGTTGAAGTTGCTCATGAACGAATGGCTATCCAAACCCTTTTGATAACAGATGAACTCTTCAG GAATGCGGATGTAGTAGCAAGGCAAAAGTATGCCAATTTGGTGAAATCAGTGAAGGATTCAGGGGGCACtgttcatattttttcttctttgcatGTTTCAGGAGAAC AACTGGCACAAATAACTGGGATCGCTGCAATCCTTCGTTTCCCTCTACCAGACCTAGACGACATAGAGATGTAA
- the LOC117631888 gene encoding protein PELOTA 1 isoform X2 codes for MKIVRKDLVPGGPGSVKMIPVDSDDLWYAYNLIAPGDIVMAVTVRKVLRESASGGRDAERVKLKLEIKVEEVADYDKVGAVLRIRGKNILENEYVKIGAFHTLELELQRPFVLRKDVWDSLALHELNQASDPAASADLAVILMQEGLAHVLLVGKSMTITRSRIETSIPRKHGPAIAGYESALSKFFENVLQAFLKYVDFSVVRCAVIASPGFTKDQFHRHLLLEAERRQLRSIIENKSRIILVHTSSGYKHSLREVLDAPNVMNMIKDTQAAQEDPDRACYGPKHVEVAHERMAIQTLLITDELFRNADVVARQKYANLVKSVKDSGGTVHIFSSLHVSGEQLAQITGIAAILRFPLPDLDDIEM; via the exons ATGAAGATTGTTCGCAAGGACCTTGTTCCAGGCGGACCCGGAAGCGTTAAG ATGATACCGGTCGATTCCGATGATCTATGGTATGCTTATAATTTGATTGCTCCAGGAGACATAGTTATGGCTGTCACTGTTAG GAAAGTTCTGAGAGAAAGTGCTTCTGGTGGAAGAGATGCAGAGCGTGTGAAACTGAAGTTAGAGATAAAAGTTGAGGAG GTTGCTGATTATGACAAAGTAGGAGCTGTCTTGCGTATACGTGGAAAGAATATCCTGGAGAATGAATATGTAAAG ATAGGAGCATTTCACACTTTGGAACTTGAGCTGCAGCGACCTTTTGTGTTAAGAAAG GATGTCTGGGACTCATTGGCCTTGCACGAACTCAATCAAGCCTCTG ATCCTGCTGCAAGTGCTGATCTAGCTGTGATCTTAATGCAAGAAGGATTAGCACATGTTCTCCTTGTTGGTAAAAG TATGACAATTACTCGTTCACGGATAGAAACTTCAATTCCTCGCAAGCATGGACCTGCCATTGCAGGTTATGAGTCG GCTTTGAGTAAGTTCTTTGAGAATGTATTACAG GCTTTCTTGAAGTATGTTGATTTCAGTGTTGTCCGCTGTGCTGTGATTGCAAGTCCAGGTTTCACAAAG GATCAGTTTCATCGTCACCTATTGTTGGAGGCAGAAAGAAGACAGCTGAGATCTATTATTGAAAACAAGTCGCGGATAATTCTTGTGCATACAAGCTCGGGTTACAA GCATAGTTTGAGGGAGGTTCTGGATGCTCCAAATGTTATGAATATGATTAAAGATACTCAAGCAGCACAAGAG GATCCAGATCGTGCATGCTATGGACCAAAGCATGTTGAAGTTGCTCATGAACGAATGGCTATCCAAACCCTTTTGATAACAGATGAACTCTTCAG GAATGCGGATGTAGTAGCAAGGCAAAAGTATGCCAATTTGGTGAAATCAGTGAAGGATTCAGGGGGCACtgttcatattttttcttctttgcatGTTTCAGGAGAAC AACTGGCACAAATAACTGGGATCGCTGCAATCCTTCGTTTCCCTCTACCAGACCTAGACGACATAGAGATGTAA
- the LOC117631888 gene encoding protein PELOTA 1 isoform X1 — MKIVRKDLVPGGPGSVKMIPVDSDDLWYAYNLIAPGDIVMAVTVRKVLRESASGGRDAERVKLKLEIKVEEVADYDKVGAVLRIRGKNILENEYVKIGAFHTLELELQRPFVLRKDVWDSLALHELNQASDPAASADLAVILMQEGLAHVLLVGKSMTITRSRIETSIPRKHGPAIAGYESALSKFFENVLQAFLKYVDFSVVRCAVIASPGFTKDQFHRHLLLEAERRQLRSIIENKSRIILVHTSSGYKHSLREVLDAPNVMNMIKDTQAAQEVRVLQDFFGMLSNDPDRACYGPKHVEVAHERMAIQTLLITDELFRNADVVARQKYANLVKSVKDSGGTVHIFSSLHVSGEQLAQITGIAAILRFPLPDLDDIEM, encoded by the exons ATGAAGATTGTTCGCAAGGACCTTGTTCCAGGCGGACCCGGAAGCGTTAAG ATGATACCGGTCGATTCCGATGATCTATGGTATGCTTATAATTTGATTGCTCCAGGAGACATAGTTATGGCTGTCACTGTTAG GAAAGTTCTGAGAGAAAGTGCTTCTGGTGGAAGAGATGCAGAGCGTGTGAAACTGAAGTTAGAGATAAAAGTTGAGGAG GTTGCTGATTATGACAAAGTAGGAGCTGTCTTGCGTATACGTGGAAAGAATATCCTGGAGAATGAATATGTAAAG ATAGGAGCATTTCACACTTTGGAACTTGAGCTGCAGCGACCTTTTGTGTTAAGAAAG GATGTCTGGGACTCATTGGCCTTGCACGAACTCAATCAAGCCTCTG ATCCTGCTGCAAGTGCTGATCTAGCTGTGATCTTAATGCAAGAAGGATTAGCACATGTTCTCCTTGTTGGTAAAAG TATGACAATTACTCGTTCACGGATAGAAACTTCAATTCCTCGCAAGCATGGACCTGCCATTGCAGGTTATGAGTCG GCTTTGAGTAAGTTCTTTGAGAATGTATTACAG GCTTTCTTGAAGTATGTTGATTTCAGTGTTGTCCGCTGTGCTGTGATTGCAAGTCCAGGTTTCACAAAG GATCAGTTTCATCGTCACCTATTGTTGGAGGCAGAAAGAAGACAGCTGAGATCTATTATTGAAAACAAGTCGCGGATAATTCTTGTGCATACAAGCTCGGGTTACAA GCATAGTTTGAGGGAGGTTCTGGATGCTCCAAATGTTATGAATATGATTAAAGATACTCAAGCAGCACAAGAG GTCCGAGTTCTCCAAGATTTCTTCGGCATGCTTTCAAAT GATCCAGATCGTGCATGCTATGGACCAAAGCATGTTGAAGTTGCTCATGAACGAATGGCTATCCAAACCCTTTTGATAACAGATGAACTCTTCAG GAATGCGGATGTAGTAGCAAGGCAAAAGTATGCCAATTTGGTGAAATCAGTGAAGGATTCAGGGGGCACtgttcatattttttcttctttgcatGTTTCAGGAGAAC AACTGGCACAAATAACTGGGATCGCTGCAATCCTTCGTTTCCCTCTACCAGACCTAGACGACATAGAGATGTAA
- the LOC117632963 gene encoding ALBINO3-like protein 2, chloroplastic isoform X1 has translation MATSKLSSHIRRLRPSAFNFLPALSHARQFHYLTNPNPNPNSNLLSPHPPWNSYAFPQTLTFSHSRFLSSSSSEDSDFVQLGVSGADSAAQSELLNLGGCAGEEYLLPVRALISVLDGFHDLTRLPWWIVIASSTLAMRLSLLPLLIVQLQKLKIIGELLPKLPPPLPPPFSGKSSIDQISLFRKERSAIGCPSLLWFLASFSVQVPCFLLWLNSIRRMSLGNHPGFDCGGTLWFNNLAELPHGVYGAIFPFLIAGLHYANVQISFKTSSLVKGNDLLSNLAKYYKFYLDIMTLPIIVIGFCIPQGSLVYWVTNSSLSVIQQLVLKDPAVRAKLGLPDKDAPTDTAISEKPGTPEISPLASPTRWKKITLQNLSPTELLNLSVQVLSEGDKEKALPLLKLALEKDPEYARALIVMGQTLLQKSLHAEATEYFQRAITKLYSAGQPTEVEDIDLLILASQWAGVAYIRQGKSAEGIVHLERVAQLEEPDEPSSKSHYFEGLLLLSSALSNVGRKAEALKYLRLAAAYNPDYNEYLEQYENENEDESFVGDLIGSRRRDY, from the exons ATGGCAACCTCCAAACTCTCGTCCCACATCCGTCGTCTTCGCCCATCCGCCTTCAACTTCCTCCCCGCTCTCTCTCACGCCCGTCAATTTCATTACCTCacaaaccctaaccccaaCCCTAACTCTAACCTTCTCTCACCTCACCCCCCGTGGAACTCCTACGCGTTTCCTCAAACTCTCACTTTCTCTCACTCTCGATTTCTCTCCAGTAGCTCTTCAGAGGACTCGGATTTCGTTCAACTCGGCGTCTCCGGCGCCGACTCAGCGGCTCAGTCGGAGCTTTTGAATTTAGGTGGTTGCGCTGGTGAAGAGTATCTGCTTCCCGTTCGAGCGCTAATTTCGGTGCTTGATGGGTTTCATGATCTCACTCGTTTGCCATG GTGGATAGTTATTGCGTCCTCTACTTTGGCTATGAGACTTTCATTGCTCCCCTTACTCATTGTGCAACtgcaaaaattgaaaataattggAGAGTTACTTCCCAAAT TGCCTCCTCCACTGCCACCACCCTTCTCAGGAAAGAGTTCTATTGATCAGATTTCTCTATTTCGGAAGGAAAGAAGTGCAATCGGATGTCCCTCATTGTTATGGTTCCTTGCATCCTTCTCTGTCCAG GTTCCATGCTTTCTTCTGTGGTTGAATAGCATTCGGAGAATGTCACTGGGTAATCATCCTGGGTTTGATTGC gGTGGCACTTTGTGGTTCAACAATTTGGCTGAATTGCCTCATGGTGTTTATGGTGCCATCTTTCCTTTCCTGATTGCTGGTTTGCACTATGCAAATGTTCAG ATTTCTTTTAAGACATCTTCACTCGTGAAAGGCAATGACCTATTGAGCAATCTAGCAAAA TACTACAAGTTTTATTTGGATATTATGACGTTGCCTATTATTGTAATTGGCTTCTGTATTCCTCAG GGAAGCCTAGTGTATTGGGTTACAAATAGCTCATTAAGTGTCATTCAG CAATTGGTTCTCAAAGACCCTGCTGTGCGTGCAAAGTTGGGGTTGCCAGACAAGGATGCTCCTACAGACACTGCAATATCAGAGAAGCCTGGTACTCCTGAAATATCACCCTTGGCTTCTCCTACAAGATGGAAGAAAATAACTTTACAGAACCTGTCCCCTACAGAGCTGCTTAAT CTTTCGGTCCAAGTCTTATCAGAAGGCGATAAAGAAAAAGCACTTCCTTTGCTGAA ACTTGCCCTTGAGAAGGATCCTGAATATGCGAGAGCATTGATTGTAATGGGTCAGACTCTATTGCAGAAAAGTTTGCACGCAGAGGCTACTGAGTACTTTCAGCGTGCCATCACCAAG CTCTACAGTGCTGGCCAGCCGACAGAAGTGGAGGACATTGATCTTCTAATTCTTGCATCTCAGTGGGCCGGTGTTGCCTACATACGGCAG GGAAAAAGTGCCGAAGGGATTGTACACCTTGAAAGAGTTGCACAATTGGAAGAGCCAGATGAACCAAGCAGCAAAAGCCATTATTTTGAAGGGTTATTATTGCTTTCAAG CGCTTTATCCAATGTGGGTCGCAAGGCTGAAGCTTTAAAGTATCTGCGCTTGGCTGCTGCTTATAACCCTGATTACAACGAATACTTGGAGcaatatgaaaatgaaaacgagGATGAGAGTTTTGTCGGTGATCTCATTGGCAGTAGGCGAAGGGATTATTGA
- the LOC117632963 gene encoding ALBINO3-like protein 2, chloroplastic isoform X2, protein MATSKLSSHIRRLRPSAFNFLPALSHARQFHYLTNPNPNPNSNLLSPHPPWNSYAFPQTLTFSHSRFLSSSSSEDSDFVQLGVSGADSAAQSELLNLGGCAGEEYLLPVRALISVLDGFHDLTRLPWWIVIASSTLAMRLSLLPLLIVQLQKLKIIGELLPKLPPPLPPPFSGKSSIDQISLFRKERSAIGCPSLLWFLASFSVQVPCFLLWLNSIRRMSLGNHPGFDCGGTLWFNNLAELPHGVYGAIFPFLIAGLHYANVQISFKTSSLVKGNDLLSNLAKYYKFYLDIMTLPIIVIGFCIPQQLVLKDPAVRAKLGLPDKDAPTDTAISEKPGTPEISPLASPTRWKKITLQNLSPTELLNLSVQVLSEGDKEKALPLLKLALEKDPEYARALIVMGQTLLQKSLHAEATEYFQRAITKLYSAGQPTEVEDIDLLILASQWAGVAYIRQGKSAEGIVHLERVAQLEEPDEPSSKSHYFEGLLLLSSALSNVGRKAEALKYLRLAAAYNPDYNEYLEQYENENEDESFVGDLIGSRRRDY, encoded by the exons ATGGCAACCTCCAAACTCTCGTCCCACATCCGTCGTCTTCGCCCATCCGCCTTCAACTTCCTCCCCGCTCTCTCTCACGCCCGTCAATTTCATTACCTCacaaaccctaaccccaaCCCTAACTCTAACCTTCTCTCACCTCACCCCCCGTGGAACTCCTACGCGTTTCCTCAAACTCTCACTTTCTCTCACTCTCGATTTCTCTCCAGTAGCTCTTCAGAGGACTCGGATTTCGTTCAACTCGGCGTCTCCGGCGCCGACTCAGCGGCTCAGTCGGAGCTTTTGAATTTAGGTGGTTGCGCTGGTGAAGAGTATCTGCTTCCCGTTCGAGCGCTAATTTCGGTGCTTGATGGGTTTCATGATCTCACTCGTTTGCCATG GTGGATAGTTATTGCGTCCTCTACTTTGGCTATGAGACTTTCATTGCTCCCCTTACTCATTGTGCAACtgcaaaaattgaaaataattggAGAGTTACTTCCCAAAT TGCCTCCTCCACTGCCACCACCCTTCTCAGGAAAGAGTTCTATTGATCAGATTTCTCTATTTCGGAAGGAAAGAAGTGCAATCGGATGTCCCTCATTGTTATGGTTCCTTGCATCCTTCTCTGTCCAG GTTCCATGCTTTCTTCTGTGGTTGAATAGCATTCGGAGAATGTCACTGGGTAATCATCCTGGGTTTGATTGC gGTGGCACTTTGTGGTTCAACAATTTGGCTGAATTGCCTCATGGTGTTTATGGTGCCATCTTTCCTTTCCTGATTGCTGGTTTGCACTATGCAAATGTTCAG ATTTCTTTTAAGACATCTTCACTCGTGAAAGGCAATGACCTATTGAGCAATCTAGCAAAA TACTACAAGTTTTATTTGGATATTATGACGTTGCCTATTATTGTAATTGGCTTCTGTATTCCTCAG CAATTGGTTCTCAAAGACCCTGCTGTGCGTGCAAAGTTGGGGTTGCCAGACAAGGATGCTCCTACAGACACTGCAATATCAGAGAAGCCTGGTACTCCTGAAATATCACCCTTGGCTTCTCCTACAAGATGGAAGAAAATAACTTTACAGAACCTGTCCCCTACAGAGCTGCTTAAT CTTTCGGTCCAAGTCTTATCAGAAGGCGATAAAGAAAAAGCACTTCCTTTGCTGAA ACTTGCCCTTGAGAAGGATCCTGAATATGCGAGAGCATTGATTGTAATGGGTCAGACTCTATTGCAGAAAAGTTTGCACGCAGAGGCTACTGAGTACTTTCAGCGTGCCATCACCAAG CTCTACAGTGCTGGCCAGCCGACAGAAGTGGAGGACATTGATCTTCTAATTCTTGCATCTCAGTGGGCCGGTGTTGCCTACATACGGCAG GGAAAAAGTGCCGAAGGGATTGTACACCTTGAAAGAGTTGCACAATTGGAAGAGCCAGATGAACCAAGCAGCAAAAGCCATTATTTTGAAGGGTTATTATTGCTTTCAAG CGCTTTATCCAATGTGGGTCGCAAGGCTGAAGCTTTAAAGTATCTGCGCTTGGCTGCTGCTTATAACCCTGATTACAACGAATACTTGGAGcaatatgaaaatgaaaacgagGATGAGAGTTTTGTCGGTGATCTCATTGGCAGTAGGCGAAGGGATTATTGA
- the LOC117631344 gene encoding sugar transport protein 11-like, producing MPRGVVVVVRGVRQNDGNITNFVLANCMIASLGGLIFGYDSGGVLSRELFLKKFLPSALLKHGNERDHENMYCKSEDGQPMVMFTYSLYLAALVASLVASTVTRACGRNMSMRIASLMYLIGAILTAAALNIPMLIVGRILLGIGIGFAVQSSLIYLSEMAPAYIRGALNFGFQMNVTIGILLGNFVNYGTGQIKGGWGWRLSLTLAVIPAVMLLVGSLFLPDTPNSMLDRGQPADKVKKMLQNIRGTKNVEEEFQGLVYASEAAKKVDSPWKQLLLHPRYRPHLVMCVLVPVFQQLTGINAITFYAPVLYKALGFGHQASLVSSAVTGVVNVVATCVSVAGVDTFGRRPLFLQGGVQMFVCQVAVATMVAIKFGVSGQGNLTQSEADFLLILICFYVAAFAWSWGPLGWLIPSEMCPLEVRSAGQALNVSINMLFTFGIAQSSLAMFCHLKFGLFFLFAGFVALMTIFIYYFLPETKNVRIEDMDSVFREHWFWGRYIPDEVHELDMHY from the exons ATGCCAAGAGGGGTGGTTGTGGTTGTACGAGGGGTGAGGCAAAATGACGGTAACATCACCAACTTTGTGTTGGCGAATTGTATGATTGCTTCCTTGGGTGGCCTCATCTTTGGTTATGACTCAG GAGGGGTGCTTTCAAGGGAATTGTTCCTGAAGAAGTTTCTTCCATCTGCATTACTGAAACACGGCAATGAAAGGGATCATGAAAACATGTACTGCAAATCAGAAGATGGCCAGCCAATGGTAATGTTTACCTACTCTCTTTACCTTGCAGCATTGGTAGCCTCCTTGGTTGCTTCTACAGTAACCAGGGCCTGTGGTCGAAACATGTCCATGCGCATTGCCAGTCTTATGTACTTGATCGGAGCCATCCTAACCGCTGCTGCATTGAACATACCCATGCTGATCGTAGGCCGCATATTGCTCGGTATAGGCATTGGTTTTGCCGTTCAGTCTAGCCTAATCTATTTGTCAGAAATGGCACCGGCATATATCAGAGGAGCTCTCAACTTCGGGTTCCAAATGAATGTGACGATTGGGATATTGCTGGGAAATTTTGTCAACTATGGCACTGGCCAAATAAAGGGTGGATGGGGATGGAGACTCTCTTTAACTCTAGCAGTTATCCCAGCAGTCATGCTTCTTGTTGGGTCTCTCTTCCTACCAGACACTCCCAATTCTATGCTTGACAGAGGCCAACCAGCTGACAAGGTAAAGAAGATGTTACAGAATATTCGGGGCACGAAAAATGTGGAGGAGGAGTTCCAAGGCCTTGTTTATGCATCCGAGGCTGCAAAAAAAGTAGATTCTCCATGGAAACAGCTCCTGCTGCATCCCAGATATAGGCCTCACCTTGTCATGTGCGTCCTGGTTCCAGTTTTCCAGCAGCTCACTGGCATTAATGCCATCACATTCTATGCACCAGTCCTCTACAAGGCTTTAGGCTTCGGCCACCAGGCTTCGCTTGTGTCGTCAGCTGTAACCGGCGTTGTCAATGTGGTTGCTACTTGTGTTTCTGTGGCGGGGGTGGACACTTTTGGGAGGAGGCCTCTGTTCCTACAAGGCGGTGTTCAAATGTTTGTATGTCAGGTGGCGGTGGCAACCATGGTAGCGATAAAGTTCGGAGTGTCTGGCCAGGGGAACTTGACGCAAAGCGAGGCTGATTTTCTGCTGATCTTAATTTGCTTCTATGTAGCAGCATTTGCGTGGTCTTGGGGGCCATTGGGATGGTTAATACCAAGTGAGATGTGTCCATTGGAGGTGAGATCAGCAGGGCAAGCCCTGAATGTGTCTATAAACATGTTGTTCACATTTGGGATTGCTCAGTCTTCCCTCGCTATGTTTTGCCACCTCAAGTTTGggctcttctttcttttcgcCGGATTTGTGGCGCTCATGACCATCTTCATATACTACTTCCTGCCTGAGACCAAGAACGTTCGGATCGAAGACATGGACAGTGTGTTCAGGGAACACTGGTTCTGGGGGAGATATATCCCAGATGAGGTTCATGAACTTGACATGCATTATTGA
- the LOC117631888 gene encoding protein PELOTA 1 isoform X4, producing MKIVRKDLVPGGPGSVKMIPVDSDDLWYAYNLIAPGDIVMAVTVRKVLRESASGGRDAERVKLKLEIKVEEVADYDKVGAVLRIRGKNILENEYVKIGAFHTLELELQRPFVLRKDVWDSLALHELNQASDPAASADLAVILMQEGLAHVLLVGKSMTITRSRIETSIPRKHGPAIAGYESALSKFFENVLQAFLKYVDFSVVRCAVIASPGFTKDQFHRHLLLEAERRQLRSIIENKSRIILVHTSSGYKHSLREVLDAPNVMNMIKDTQAAQEVRVLQDFFGMLSNVRIQIVHAMDQSMLKLLMNEWLSKPF from the exons ATGAAGATTGTTCGCAAGGACCTTGTTCCAGGCGGACCCGGAAGCGTTAAG ATGATACCGGTCGATTCCGATGATCTATGGTATGCTTATAATTTGATTGCTCCAGGAGACATAGTTATGGCTGTCACTGTTAG GAAAGTTCTGAGAGAAAGTGCTTCTGGTGGAAGAGATGCAGAGCGTGTGAAACTGAAGTTAGAGATAAAAGTTGAGGAG GTTGCTGATTATGACAAAGTAGGAGCTGTCTTGCGTATACGTGGAAAGAATATCCTGGAGAATGAATATGTAAAG ATAGGAGCATTTCACACTTTGGAACTTGAGCTGCAGCGACCTTTTGTGTTAAGAAAG GATGTCTGGGACTCATTGGCCTTGCACGAACTCAATCAAGCCTCTG ATCCTGCTGCAAGTGCTGATCTAGCTGTGATCTTAATGCAAGAAGGATTAGCACATGTTCTCCTTGTTGGTAAAAG TATGACAATTACTCGTTCACGGATAGAAACTTCAATTCCTCGCAAGCATGGACCTGCCATTGCAGGTTATGAGTCG GCTTTGAGTAAGTTCTTTGAGAATGTATTACAG GCTTTCTTGAAGTATGTTGATTTCAGTGTTGTCCGCTGTGCTGTGATTGCAAGTCCAGGTTTCACAAAG GATCAGTTTCATCGTCACCTATTGTTGGAGGCAGAAAGAAGACAGCTGAGATCTATTATTGAAAACAAGTCGCGGATAATTCTTGTGCATACAAGCTCGGGTTACAA GCATAGTTTGAGGGAGGTTCTGGATGCTCCAAATGTTATGAATATGATTAAAGATACTCAAGCAGCACAAGAG GTCCGAGTTCTCCAAGATTTCTTCGGCATGCTTTCAAATGTCAG GATCCAGATCGTGCATGCTATGGACCAAAGCATGTTGAAGTTGCTCATGAACGAATGGCTATCCAAACCCTTTTGA